A window from Cytophagia bacterium CHB2 encodes these proteins:
- a CDS encoding nuclear transport factor 2 family protein yields the protein MKLKTILTLAVLCFTLTSVTTAQQSDDHEAVRQAVLDYVEGIYEVQPDRIERSVSRELAKVGYWREKDGGTYSESRMSFEQLVEVAKNWNKKGRVDPKTALKEVVIYEIVDQTATVKLRAHWGIDYMHLAKKEGKWLIMNVLWQSPPPQDVK from the coding sequence ATGAAATTGAAAACAATTCTTACTCTCGCGGTGCTTTGCTTCACTTTGACGAGCGTTACGACGGCTCAACAAAGCGATGATCACGAAGCCGTGCGCCAAGCGGTGCTGGATTATGTCGAAGGTATTTACGAAGTGCAGCCGGATCGCATCGAACGCAGCGTTTCGCGCGAACTGGCTAAAGTGGGCTATTGGCGCGAAAAAGACGGCGGAACGTATTCAGAAAGCCGTATGAGTTTCGAGCAATTGGTGGAGGTGGCCAAGAATTGGAACAAGAAGGGTCGCGTCGATCCCAAAACCGCGCTCAAAGAAGTGGTGATTTATGAAATCGTGGATCAAACCGCGACGGTCAAGCTGCGCGCGCATTGGGGCATCGACTACATGCACCTCGCGAAGAAAGAGGGCAAGTGGCTTATCATGAACGTGCTCTGGCAAAGCCCTCCGCCGCAAGATGTGAAATAG
- a CDS encoding T9SS type A sorting domain-containing protein → MKRASKFYGLKISRLCNQNIKSWPMLLAALCMMAASVNVLQAQAPQGDLFVSSRNTNSVKRYDGHTGAYLGDFVKPNAGGLNATQEVLFGLDGHLLVSGRGNRHILKFDRYTGNFLGNFTSGYDLDNPTKMTLGPDSLLYISQWGQIKRKVARFNFSTGVFVDEFTETDLNQGSGHAWDAASNFYVASFGSADVRKFDANGKFLGVFTETGRLRGAVNLWFGEGGDLFVVDWTLGSVLRFDGQTGRFKSNFITGMQNTEGFVFGPDSSLYLCDWSRNTINRYDRLGRVLGIFANSGGMRAPNSVTFGSLSVTAVSERESMPQGFALLQNYPNPFNPGTIIRFQLPSHGRVSLTIYNISGQLVRTLLDSSASAGAHAVAWDGRDDHGQIVASGEYLYRIEAGGFVEMKKMTFVR, encoded by the coding sequence ATGAAACGAGCGTCAAAGTTTTACGGTCTTAAAATTTCCCGGTTATGTAACCAGAACATCAAGTCATGGCCGATGCTATTGGCCGCGCTTTGCATGATGGCTGCGAGTGTTAATGTTTTGCAAGCACAGGCGCCGCAAGGCGATTTGTTCGTTAGCAGCCGCAACACCAACTCCGTGAAACGTTACGATGGCCATACCGGCGCATATCTTGGCGATTTCGTGAAGCCCAATGCCGGCGGCTTGAACGCAACGCAGGAAGTTTTGTTCGGATTAGACGGCCACTTGTTGGTGAGCGGGCGCGGCAACCGGCACATTCTGAAATTTGATCGCTATACCGGCAATTTCCTCGGCAACTTCACTTCCGGGTATGATCTCGACAATCCTACCAAGATGACGTTGGGACCGGATAGCCTGCTTTATATCAGCCAATGGGGGCAGATAAAGAGGAAAGTCGCGCGCTTCAATTTTTCCACTGGAGTTTTCGTCGATGAGTTTACGGAGACCGATCTCAATCAAGGCAGCGGTCACGCGTGGGATGCTGCCAGTAATTTTTATGTGGCAAGCTTTGGCTCTGCGGACGTGCGCAAGTTCGACGCGAACGGCAAATTTCTCGGCGTCTTCACAGAAACGGGGCGTTTGCGCGGCGCAGTGAATTTGTGGTTTGGCGAGGGCGGTGATCTCTTTGTAGTCGATTGGACTTTAGGTTCCGTGCTTCGGTTTGATGGACAAACCGGCCGCTTCAAATCGAATTTCATCACTGGCATGCAGAACACTGAAGGCTTTGTCTTCGGTCCCGACAGCTCGCTTTATCTTTGCGATTGGTCGCGTAACACGATCAATCGTTACGATCGTTTGGGCCGTGTGCTCGGCATTTTCGCTAACAGCGGCGGTATGCGCGCGCCGAATAGCGTGACCTTTGGCTCTTTATCCGTAACAGCAGTATCAGAGCGAGAGAGCATGCCGCAAGGTTTCGCGCTGCTGCAAAATTATCCCAATCCTTTTAATCCGGGCACTATCATCCGCTTTCAGTTACCGTCACATGGCAGAGTAAGCTTAACCATTTACAACATATCAGGTCAGTTGGTGCGGACGCTATTGGATAGCAGTGCGTCCGCTGGTGCGCATGCCGTTGCATGGGACGGCCGTGATGATCACGGACAAATAGTCGCTTCGGGTGAGTATTTGTATCGGATCGAGGCCGGTGGTTTTGTAGAGATGAAGAAGATGACTTTCGTGCGATAA